In the Kribbella sp. NBC_00482 genome, one interval contains:
- a CDS encoding IclR family transcriptional regulator has product MSGNVPASTRTLRVLTFLATQPGPVPMERIASAVGLPRSSTYHLLRAMIDEGFVVHLPEEKRYGLGVAAFEIGSAYLRHDPLERLARPLLAQLVHEVGQTAHLGVLHGRELVYLLKEQPPRPVTLVTDVGVRLPATLTASGRALLAELPPAQVRALFPAPESFVRRTDLGPQTLTQLRRILADEKRQGFAVEDSFITPGVASVASAAVDHAGHPVAAISVTFRTDAVPTTERPHLAHKIRQAAKALTRRLHG; this is encoded by the coding sequence ACCCTGCGGGTCCTGACGTTCCTGGCCACGCAGCCCGGTCCCGTACCGATGGAGCGCATCGCCTCCGCGGTCGGGTTGCCGCGCTCGTCGACGTACCACTTGCTGCGGGCAATGATCGACGAGGGATTCGTCGTGCATCTGCCCGAGGAGAAGCGGTACGGGCTCGGGGTGGCGGCGTTCGAGATCGGGTCCGCGTACCTGCGGCACGATCCGCTGGAGCGGTTGGCGCGGCCGCTGCTCGCGCAGTTGGTGCACGAGGTGGGGCAGACGGCGCATCTCGGCGTACTGCATGGTCGGGAGCTGGTGTACCTGCTGAAGGAGCAGCCGCCGCGGCCCGTCACGTTGGTGACCGATGTCGGCGTACGCCTGCCTGCCACGCTCACGGCGTCCGGTCGCGCGTTGCTGGCCGAGTTGCCGCCGGCTCAGGTACGGGCGTTGTTCCCGGCGCCGGAGTCCTTCGTACGGCGAACCGACCTCGGACCGCAGACACTGACCCAACTGCGCCGCATCCTCGCCGACGAAAAACGCCAGGGCTTCGCGGTCGAGGACTCCTTCATCACACCCGGCGTCGCCTCGGTAGCCAGCGCCGCCGTAGACCACGCCGGCCACCCGGTAGCCGCCATCAGCGTCACCTTCCGCACCGACGCAGTCCCCACCACCGAACGCCCCCACCTCGCCCACAAAATCCGCCAAGCCGCCAAAGCCCTAACCCGCCGCCTCCACGGCTGA
- the rpsN gene encoding 30S ribosomal protein S14, with protein MATTAKSARNNHRRRTVARYSERRAALKAIIAAPDTSPADRAEAQLKLQKLPRDASPTRIRNRDITDGRPRGYIGKAGLSRIHFRELAHRGELPGITKSSW; from the coding sequence ATGGCCACCACGGCGAAGAGCGCCCGCAACAACCACCGCCGCCGTACCGTCGCCCGCTACTCCGAGCGACGGGCCGCCCTGAAGGCGATCATCGCCGCCCCGGACACGTCGCCCGCCGACCGCGCCGAGGCGCAACTCAAGCTCCAAAAGCTCCCGAGAGACGCCAGCCCCACCCGCATCCGCAACCGCGACATCACGGACGGCCGCCCCCGCGGCTACATCGGCAAAGCCGGCCTCTCCCGAATCCACTTCCGAGAACTAGCCCACCGAGGCGAACTCCCCGGCATCACCAAATCCTCCTGGTAA
- the rpmG gene encoding 50S ribosomal protein L33 has product MAKRNDLRPIVKLRSTAGTGFTYVTRKNRRNNPDRLVIRKYDPKLRAHVDFREER; this is encoded by the coding sequence ATGGCCAAGCGCAACGACCTCCGCCCCATCGTCAAGCTCCGCAGCACGGCGGGTACCGGCTTCACCTACGTAACGCGCAAGAACCGCCGGAACAATCCCGACCGCCTGGTGATCCGCAAGTACGACCCCAAACTCCGCGCCCACGTCGACTTCCGCGAAGAGCGGTAA
- a CDS encoding GTP-binding protein, whose amino-acid sequence MIPVTLLTGLDDGFRGAVAGNLLAAAGPRGVLVEYDVSALSTGSVVRIARTATGVIDREVITMDHPCVSCAMRGSLVQLLASIAAVDQYDAAIVNVPTAGDTHAIANEIDHDTDLYVDAVITTIDTTTATADLTGEELIRERGIPTAAEDGRAIAEVVVRQLEYADAAVLSTDDESTRALIQAINPKLLIKTSPADLLGVRLHVPGTTVEPGSIAAPVDGRTFVWQSARPFHPERLYDALEDLVAGTARGRGTLWIATQHRSRLSWDSFGTNVSIGVLGPWLADLPADRWATVGQQHQARSALEWHPEYGDRASYLSLTGVDLDVRELRERLDGCVLRADEAVHPLTDPFAPYLEGSTAA is encoded by the coding sequence ATGATTCCGGTGACCTTGCTGACGGGCCTCGACGACGGGTTCCGCGGCGCCGTCGCGGGGAATCTGCTGGCCGCCGCCGGCCCGCGGGGCGTCCTGGTGGAGTACGACGTGAGCGCCCTGAGCACCGGCTCCGTCGTACGGATCGCCCGCACCGCCACCGGCGTGATCGACCGCGAGGTGATCACGATGGACCACCCGTGCGTCTCCTGCGCGATGCGCGGATCACTCGTCCAGCTACTGGCGAGCATCGCCGCTGTCGACCAGTACGACGCCGCGATCGTCAACGTCCCCACCGCCGGCGACACGCACGCGATCGCGAACGAGATCGACCACGACACCGACCTCTACGTCGACGCAGTCATCACCACGATCGACACGACGACCGCGACCGCCGACCTCACCGGCGAAGAGCTGATCCGGGAGCGCGGCATCCCGACCGCGGCCGAGGACGGCCGCGCGATCGCCGAGGTCGTCGTACGGCAGCTCGAGTACGCCGACGCAGCCGTCCTCAGCACCGACGACGAGAGCACCCGTGCCCTCATCCAGGCGATCAACCCGAAGCTCCTGATCAAGACCAGTCCGGCCGACCTCCTCGGCGTACGGCTGCATGTTCCCGGCACCACCGTCGAGCCCGGCTCGATCGCGGCGCCTGTCGACGGACGAACCTTCGTCTGGCAGTCCGCCCGGCCGTTCCACCCCGAGCGGCTGTACGACGCCCTCGAGGACCTGGTCGCCGGCACCGCCCGCGGCCGCGGCACGCTCTGGATCGCGACCCAGCACCGCAGCCGGCTCAGCTGGGACAGCTTCGGCACGAACGTCTCGATCGGCGTCCTCGGTCCATGGCTGGCCGACCTACCGGCCGACCGCTGGGCGACCGTCGGGCAGCAGCACCAGGCGCGGTCGGCCCTCGAGTGGCACCCCGAGTACGGCGACCGCGCGTCGTACCTCTCGCTCACCGGCGTCGACCTGGACGTCCGGGAATTACGGGAGCGCCTCGACGGTTGTGTCCTGCGAGCGGACGAAGCGGTCCACCCCCTGACCGATCCGTTCGCCCCCTACTTGGAAGGAAGTACTGCAGCATGA
- a CDS encoding type B 50S ribosomal protein L31, with protein MKKDIHPDYRRVVFRDKSGNFSFLTGSTRASNETTEWHDGNTYPVVDVEISSASHPFYTGQQRVMDTQGRVEKFRKRYGQK; from the coding sequence ATGAAGAAGGACATCCACCCCGACTACCGCCGGGTCGTCTTCAGGGACAAGTCCGGCAACTTCAGCTTCCTCACCGGTTCGACCCGCGCGAGCAACGAGACCACCGAGTGGCACGACGGGAACACCTACCCGGTCGTCGACGTCGAGATCTCGTCCGCGAGCCACCCGTTCTACACGGGTCAGCAGCGCGTGATGGACACCCAGGGTCGCGTGGAGAAGTTCCGCAAGCGCTACGGCCAGAAGTAA